A stretch of Cryptococcus decagattii chromosome 7, complete sequence DNA encodes these proteins:
- a CDS encoding V-type proton ATPase catalytic subunit A — protein MERAKRDLPKIRDEERETMFGTVFSVSGPVVIGENMRGCAMYELVRVGHDELVGEVIRIEADRATIQVYEETSGVTVGDPVLRTGKPLSVELGPGLMTNIYDGIQRPLKAIREKSQSIYIPRGINTESLSREIKWDFKPANLNVGDHIAGGDIFGSVYENSLVDNHRIMLPPRAMGTITRIAEKGSYTVEDVVLETEFQGKTTQHTMMQLWPVRAPRPVAEKESATYPLFTGQRVLDALFPCVQGGTTAIPGAFGCGKTVISQALSKFSNSDIIIYVGCGERGNEMAEVLADFPELTLERDGREEPIMKRTALVANTSNMPVAAREASIYTGITLSEYFRDQGNNVAMMADSTSRWAEALREISGRLAEMPADSGYPAYLGAKLAGFYERAGKVSCLGSPSRYGTVSIVGAVSPPGGDFSDPVTSATLGIVQVFWGLSKSLAQRKHFPSVDWNLSYSKYLKILDPHYEKNNPGFIDLRTKTKEILQKEQDLAEIVQLVGKSALGESDKITLEVARMLKDDFLQQNGISEYDRYCPFYKTSGMLKNFVAFYDGSQRAIETNDMTFAQVRDATSDIMFKLSQMKFESPNTQSEEEIQAKFDALHNEIGETFRRLQE, from the exons ATGGAACGCGCAAAGCGCGATCTTCCCAAG ATCCGTGATGAGGAGCGCGAGACCATGTTCGGCACCGTCTTCTC GGTGTCAGGTCCTGTCGTTATTGGTGAGAACATGCGAGGTTGCGCAATGTATGAATTAGTCCGAGTAGGTCACGACGAGCTTGTCGGAG AGGTCATCCGAATTGAGGCCGATCGCGCGACCATTCAAGTATACGAGGAGACTTCTGGTGTGACTGTTGGTGATCCTGTGTTGAGGACGGGAAAGCCATTGTCTGTTGAACTTGGTCCTGGTCTTATGACCAATATCTACGA CGGTATTCAGCGACCCCTCAAGGCTATTCGGGAGAAATCTCAAAGTATCTATATCCCTC GTGGTATCAACACCGAATCCCTCAGCCGAGAGATCAAATGGGACTTTAAGCCTGCTAACCTCAACGTCGGAGACCACATTGCTGGCGGTGATATCTTTGGTAGCGTCTACGAAAACTCTTTGGTGGATAACCACAGGATTATGTTACCACCTAGGGCTATGGGTACTATCACCAGGATCGCTGAGAAGGGTAGCTACACTGTTGAG GACGTCGTGCTTGAAACCGAGTTCCAGGGCAAGACTACCCAACACACAATGATGCAGCTTTGGCCCGTGCGAGCCCCTCGACCAGTAGCTGAAAAGGAGAGCGCTACCTACCCGCTGTTTACTGGTCAGCGAGTCTTAGATGCTCTTTTCCCCTGTGTTCAGGGTGGCACTACTGCCATTCCTGGTGCTTTCGGCTG TGGTAAGACAGTCATT AGTCAAGCGTTATCCAAGTTCTCCAACTCTGATATCATCATCTATGTCGGTTGCGGTGAACGTGGCAATG AAATGGCCGAAGTTTTGGCTGAT TTCCCTGAGCTTACTCTTGAGCGTGACGGTCGAGAAGAACCTATCATGAAGCGTACCGCACTTGTTGCCAACACCTCCAACATGCCTGTCGCTGCGCGAGAAGCCTCTATTTACACCGGTATCACCCTTTCTGAATACTTCCGTGACCAAGGCAACAATGTCGCCATGATGGCCGACTCTACTTCTCGATGGGCTGAAGCTCTTCGAGAAATTTCTGGCCGTCTTGCTGAAATGCCCGCCGACTCTGGTTACCCTGCGTACCTTGGTGCCAAACTCGCCGGTTTCTACGAGCGAGCGGGCAAGGTTTCTTGTTTGGGTAGCCCTTCCAGATACGGCACAGTCTCCATTGTCGGAGCTGTATCTCCCCCCGGTGGTGACTTCTCCGACCCCGTTACGAGTGCCACCCTCGGTATCGTGCAAGTGTTCTGGGGTCTTTCCAAGTCTCTCGCTCAAAGGAAGCATTTCCCATCCGTCGACTGGAACCTTTCCTACTCTAAATACCTCAAGATCCTCGATCCTCATTACGAGAAGAACAACCCTGGTTTCATTGATCTTAGGACGAAGACCAAGGAGATTTTACAAAAGGAGCAGGATTTGGCGGAGATTGTGCAGCTGGTCGGAAAGAGTGCTTTGGGAGAGAGCGATAAGATTACTCTAGAAGTGGCCAGAATGCTCAAG GATGACTTCCTTCAGCAAAATGGTATCTCTGAATACGATCGATACTGTCCCTTCTACAAGACCTCTGGGATGCTCAAGAACTTTGTGGCCTTCTACGACGGATCTCAACGAGCGATTGAGACTAATGATATGACTTTTGCTCAG GTTCGCGACGCCACTTCTGACATCATGTTCAAACTCTCTCAGATGAAGTTTGAATCGCCCAACACACAGAGCGAGGAGGAAATTCAGGCAAAATTCGACGCCTTGCACAATGAGATTGGCGAGACTTTCAGGAGATTGCAAGAGTAA
- a CDS encoding 40S ribosomal protein S9 has protein sequence MTCAPRKQSKTYKVPKRPYEAARLDAELKLAGEYGLRNKREIWRIQLTLSKIRRAARELLKLDDKDPKRLFEGNALIRRLVRIGVLDDTRMRLDYVLALKTEDFLERRLQTQVFKLGLAKSVHHARVLIRQRHIRVGKQIVNVPSFVVRLDSQKHIDYALTSPYGGGRPGRVKRKRAKAAAGGDDAEEEDEE, from the exons ATGACCTG CGCGCCCAGGAAGCAGTCCAAGACCTACAAGGTCCCCAAGAGGCCCTACGAGGCTGCCCGTCTCGACGCTGAGCTCAAG CTTGCGGGCGAGTACGGTCTCCGTAACAAGCGAGAGATCTGGCGTATCCAGCTCACCCTCTCCAAG ATCCGACGTGCTGCCCGAGAGCTCCTCAAGCTCGACGACAAGGACCCCAAGCGACTCTTCGAGGGTAACGCCTTGATCCGTCGTCTTGTTCGAATTGGTGTGCTCGACGACACCCGCATGCGTCTCGATTACGTCTTGGCCCTCAAGACTGAGGACTTCCTCGAGAGGCGTTTGCAGACCCAGGTGTTCAAGCTCGG TCTCGCCAAGTCCGTTCACCACGCTCGTGTTCTCATCAGGCAAAGGCACATCCGAGTCGGCAAGCAGATCGTCAACGTTCCTTCTTTCGTTGTCCGACTCGACTCCCAGAA GCACATCGACTACGCTCTTACCTCTCCTTACGGTGGTGGCCGTCCCGGTCGtgtgaagaggaagagggctAAGGCGGCCGCTGGTGGTGATGACGccgaggaggaggacgaggagtAA